A window of Castanea sativa cultivar Marrone di Chiusa Pesio chromosome 1, ASM4071231v1 contains these coding sequences:
- the LOC142606242 gene encoding uncharacterized protein LOC142606242, with translation MANAWKRETHTILPIENNMLKNHFEPVFENLQRIYDGIYFNRVGDLVTVFNAAASDQSGNITFHKSHRHLQLSQLSREKKALKDGCSSLCCETREAAGSRWWRGTNS, from the exons ATGGCAAATGCATGGAAAAGAGAAACCCACACAATTTTACCAATCGAAAACAATATGCTTAAAAACCATTTCGAGCCAGTTTTCGAGAACTTGCAGAGGATTTATGATGGGATTTATTTCAATCGGGTTGGGGATTTGGTCACTGTTTTCAATGCCGCCGCCTCGGACCAGAGTGGGAACATTACATTCCATAAG AGCCACCGCCATCTCCagctctctcaactctcaag AGAAAAGAAAGCTTTGAAAGATGGCTGCTCCTCCTTATGCTGTGAAACCCGTGAAGCAGCTGGGTCCAGATGGTGGCGAGGAACAAATTCATAA
- the LOC142621863 gene encoding histone H1-like, whose translation MLCHKRMIKEALLALNERSGLSPYAIVKYMEEKHKDVLPLNYKKIWVLQLKNSTVRGKLIKIKASYKLFEMAKEEKVTTTTTKAVKKPEAAKKAVKKVTKNVGPKKMKKLILAKPKQPKLIKSPTAKRAKRTVA comes from the exons ATGCTCTGTCACAAAAGA ATGATCAAGGAAGCTCTGTTGGCTTTGAATGAAAGAAGTGGGTTGAGTCCATATGCTATAGTGAAGTACATGGAAGAGAAGCACAAGGATGTGCTTCCTCTGAATTACAAGAAGATTTGGGTTCTCCAATTGAAGAACTCTACTGTGAGAGGAAAGCTTATTAAAATCAAGGCTTCATATAAGCTATTTGAAATGGCTAAAGAGGAGAAGGTTACAACTACAACAACCAAGGCTGTGAAGAAACCTGAGGCTGCTAAAAAGGCTGTGAAGAAGGTCACGAAGAATGTTGGGCctaagaagatgaagaaattgATTCTTGCTAAGCCTAAACAGCCCAAATTGATTA